The following coding sequences are from one Treponema parvum window:
- a CDS encoding substrate-binding domain-containing protein codes for MKKTLFAVLALTLAIGTAFAKGGEEKVKKTSGFKIAESTCFLTPTWQKLTLQWAEKQFAKYKGDGTVAGEYRVVDAAGDTNQQINDIRNLVKQGYDAIILIANDAEALNDVIEEAEEQGVRIINIDSLVTSKDVTSKIGTDGLDFGATVAQWVVNQIGGKGNVIVCNGPQGVSVSEDRRKGALNVLAKYPGIKIVAETYSDYNEGPAIDAIRPVLDANPNIDGIITLGGSQGSAALKTLQAMGRKLVPIGSENYGAYLKNWQKLRKQGFSSMCVGQPNWLGALGVEQAVRALKGQKIKKEVILPISSTVIDDAMIEKLDLSGLADDGYLFTITDEQINELLK; via the coding sequence ATGAAGAAAACTCTGTTTGCGGTATTGGCGCTTACACTGGCAATTGGCACGGCCTTTGCTAAGGGCGGCGAAGAAAAGGTAAAGAAGACCAGCGGTTTTAAAATTGCTGAATCTACTTGTTTTCTTACTCCCACGTGGCAAAAGCTTACTCTGCAGTGGGCGGAGAAACAGTTTGCCAAGTATAAGGGCGACGGTACCGTTGCCGGCGAGTATCGCGTAGTTGATGCTGCGGGCGACACAAATCAGCAGATCAACGACATTCGTAACCTTGTCAAACAGGGCTATGACGCTATTATTCTGATCGCTAACGACGCCGAGGCTTTAAACGATGTCATCGAAGAAGCAGAAGAGCAGGGCGTTCGTATAATAAATATCGACTCTTTGGTTACAAGCAAGGACGTAACCAGTAAAATCGGCACCGACGGGCTGGACTTCGGAGCGACCGTAGCCCAGTGGGTTGTAAATCAGATAGGCGGCAAGGGAAACGTCATCGTTTGTAACGGGCCTCAGGGAGTTTCCGTTTCGGAAGACAGACGAAAAGGCGCTCTTAACGTATTGGCCAAATACCCCGGAATCAAGATCGTAGCCGAAACCTATTCCGACTACAATGAAGGCCCGGCGATAGATGCGATTCGCCCGGTTCTGGATGCAAACCCCAATATCGACGGTATAATAACACTCGGCGGCTCTCAGGGCTCTGCAGCTCTCAAGACTCTTCAGGCTATGGGGCGTAAACTTGTTCCGATCGGATCCGAGAACTACGGCGCCTATCTTAAGAACTGGCAAAAACTTCGCAAGCAGGGTTTTTCGTCGATGTGCGTAGGTCAGCCTAACTGGCTCGGTGCGCTCGGCGTAGAGCAGGCCGTGCGGGCTCTCAAGGGACAGAAGATTAAAAAGGAAGTAATTCTTCCCATTTCTTCTACGGTCATTGACGACGCAATGATCGAAAAACTCGATCTGTCCGGTCTTGCCGATGACGGTTATTTATTTACGATAACCGACGAGCAGATCAACGAACTGTTAAAGTAA
- a CDS encoding TRAP transporter substrate-binding protein, with the protein MLKKIAVFVFALTSAGSLAFAGGAQETGAGQADKKFDIDLATSYAAEGPAGKALVKFVADVKEKSGGSVNINLFTDGTLGNPKDNYTSVASGDLDMAVTGLEGLDLYAPEYTFLDCPFLIKDWNHSMALLNSGIGDKLKARYEENGITTLAWHKRDIRVLASNRQVKTPSDVTGMKLRLPGMKVYVDAWGNLKVTTTTVAMSELYTALQTNVAEACEGGYEQMKTLKLYEVQKYIADTDHVFEFVGLFINRDLFKSMSDAQKKVLKDCAAESMKYADSLAEKNRENYKNECIKGGMKSVQVDKDAFRNAMTAYYKDKFAKVWTVTTYDEVMSYAK; encoded by the coding sequence ATGTTAAAAAAAATTGCCGTATTTGTTTTTGCTCTTACTTCAGCGGGATCTCTTGCTTTTGCCGGCGGAGCTCAAGAAACGGGAGCCGGTCAGGCCGATAAGAAATTCGACATTGACCTTGCCACATCTTATGCGGCAGAAGGGCCGGCGGGCAAGGCTCTGGTAAAATTCGTCGCCGACGTAAAAGAAAAATCCGGCGGTTCCGTCAATATCAATCTGTTTACGGACGGAACACTGGGTAATCCTAAAGACAACTATACGTCCGTAGCCAGCGGCGACTTGGATATGGCCGTAACGGGCCTTGAAGGTCTTGACTTATACGCGCCGGAATACACATTCCTTGACTGCCCGTTTTTAATAAAAGACTGGAACCATTCCATGGCCTTATTAAACAGCGGAATAGGCGACAAACTTAAAGCGAGATACGAAGAAAACGGAATCACAACTCTTGCCTGGCACAAAAGAGATATCCGCGTACTGGCTTCCAACAGGCAAGTTAAAACTCCGTCCGACGTTACCGGTATGAAGCTGAGACTTCCCGGTATGAAAGTGTACGTTGACGCATGGGGAAATTTAAAAGTTACCACTACGACAGTAGCTATGAGCGAACTGTACACCGCGTTGCAGACAAACGTAGCCGAAGCATGCGAAGGCGGTTATGAGCAGATGAAAACGCTTAAACTTTATGAAGTTCAAAAATACATTGCGGATACGGATCACGTATTTGAATTTGTAGGTCTTTTTATAAACCGCGACCTGTTTAAGTCTATGAGCGACGCTCAGAAAAAAGTCCTGAAGGATTGCGCCGCCGAATCCATGAAGTATGCGGACAGTCTCGCCGAAAAAAACCGTGAAAATTACAAAAACGAATGTATAAAAGGCGGCATGAAATCCGTGCAAGTAGACAAAGACGCGTTCCGAAACGCTATGACGGCCTATTACAAAGATAAATTTGCAAAGGTTTGGACAGTCACCACATATGATGAAGTGATGAGCTACGCAAAGTAA